TAAAGCCGCTTTTCCAAGCGCTGTTATGGAATAATATCGTCTTCTTGCCCCTGTTGTTTCATTTCCCCAATAGGAAGCTATTAGTCCTGCTTGTTCTAGTCTTCTAAAGGCTGAATACAGGGTTGCCTCTTTAAGTTCATATTGGTTATCTGTCTTTTGCTGTATTGATTTGTTAATTTCATACCCATAACTGTCATTTTCTACAAGATGAGATAAAATTATAGTTTCTGTATGACCTCTTATTATATCCGAAGTTATAGACATACCCTCACTCCTCTCTTCAGTTCATTATATAAACTCTTTCTATACTTATATAGTAATATAATATACATCGTCTGTCAATGTATATTTTGTTATATTATATATTTAATATACGATATAGCTTGTGATTTTTTATATTTTACTGAGATACATCAAAATACATATAAAAACAGGCCACATTTTGGAAATAGAATCCATTATGTGGCCTTTAATTATAAATTATATGTTTTATATTTAATTAATTCTACAATTTTTATCTATAGGTATCCAGTACTCTATCATATATATCTTCAATAACCCTTAATCCTCCATTATATCCTGCATAGCCACAATTAAGAATTAGCCTATAGTTTACTGGTGCACTTACTATTAAAAGATCTGCTCCTATATCTTTCGCAAGATCTCTCTCCCAGCCGCTTCCAAGTATCAATGCTCTATTATTTTGAGGTTCTTTTCTTATTTCTTCCTGAATTTCTCCTCCGTCAATGGAGAAAGTAACCTCTGCAGACCTATATGGAGATATGGTTTTAAATTGATCAATTATTTGCTGTTGATACTTTTGAGGAGTATCATCAATTACAAATTGTTTAGCAGGTATAATTCCAAGCTCATTTAAAAGAAACTTTGCAAAACCCACAGCATAACTGGCATCTAATATAGTGTAGAATCTTCTTGGTATGCCATATCTAAATTCCAGCATAAAGTCAGCAGTTCTCTCAATATGAGAATAGAACTTTTCTTCTTCCTTAGCAATAAAAGCGTCTACTTTAGTTTTATCCAGCTTTGCATAATCCGCTACCTGCCTTAAAAACTTTGTAGTTTCTTCTCCTCCTATAGGTAGGTATGGAAAATGAAAGTATGGTGTATTATATTTATCTTTTAGATGGTTAGCTATATTAAGTCCAACCCAGGAACTTACCACAATATTAAATTCTGCTTTAGGTATTGTTTTCCATTCTTCAACTCCACCAGATTCATTACCAAATAATATATTGACTTTAAGTCCTATACCTTGCAAAATTCTTTTTATCTCTTCAAGATTACCATTCCAATAAGGATCTTGGTAGGGAATAGTAACAAATACATTTACCAGTCCCTTTTCTACAGTTTTGTCTTCTGCAAACTTATCTACATATTGATCTATTATTGCATTTACTACAATATCATGACTTACATAATTATTGCTCTTAAATCCTCCGGTTTCAGCAAAGGCAATTGGCTTATCCTGTTTTTGGTATTCACCAGTAACACTCTCTATGTTATCCCCCACAATATCAGAAGTACATCCTGAAAGAACTACATAAAGATCTGCATCTATAACTTTAAAGGAACCATCAATTACTGTCCTCAGCTTTTTTTCTCCACCAAAGACAATTTCTGATTCACTGGAATTAGTACATGGTATTGTACTTCCTCCTGCATAGCCTTCTCCCTGACCTATCAATCTACTTATTTTCGTACTGCATCCCGGACCAGCATGCACTATAGGTACTGCTCTTTTTATAGCTATTACAGTTTGCTGTACTCCTAATGCACAGGAGTACCTAGGCTGCTCAATAATTTTTGACATGTGCTCCACCTCCAAGAAAAGTGAAAGGATCTTGATCCAGCCACCATTTTGTATAAGGCATAGTGCTGTGTTTTGCAAGATTAGTTACAAATTCTTTATTATCTATAGTTTCTGCAATTCTTCCTGCATAGTTAAGCACACCTTGATATCCAAAACCAAATTGCTCATCTCCAATAAGAAGTGTAGGTATTCCCAGCTTAGCTCCCCACAGAGTCATACCACCATGTCTTGCAATCATAATATCAGGTCTTACCCTATTGAGTATGTTAACCAATTCATAAGACTGTTTATTACATACATTATAATTTTTAATATCACCATAATTCTTAACATCCTGAGCTAGTGCATCAGAAGCTTTATCCCCATTATCATATATTGGATCATGATGGAAAATAGCTGCTCCCTGTACCTCTAGTCCTAATTCCCTAAGCAGTGCAATTATAGCATGCCCATGAGCTGCTCCTGCTGTAAGATAAGCAGTTTTACCTTTAAGCTGTTCTCTGTATTCATTGAGTTTAGGTATTACTCTTTCATGTTCCTCTTTTATAATTTCTTCTATCTCTTTTTCCCTATTAAGAACTTTTCCAAGATCTCTTAACCATTGATCTGTACCAGCTATTCCATAGGCAGGAGGTGATTTTATTTCTGGAACACCGTATACCTGTTCCAGAGCTGCCCCCATATAGGTTCCAAGCGTTGAACATACCTGAATAGTTGCTGCTGCTTCAGATATATATTCTAAGTCTGCAACTGTTGAAAAGGGAACAACATATTGAGCCTCATAACCTATTCTACTTAGAATATCGTCAAAAATATGACTACCCCAAAAATTTATAATATTTACTTTGTTGGTCTTTTTTCTTGGTGGCTTAACTATCTTTCTCACTATTGTATGATAAGCGGCATCAAAACCTGAAGTCCATATCTTTGATCTAAAACCTTCACAAAAACATGCGACTACTGGTATACCAAGTTCTTTAGATAATTCTTCAGTTTCAGTCTCCACATCTTCTCCTATTATTCCAGTAGCACAGGAAGTTGTAACAAAAATAGCCTTAGGATTTGCCCTTTTATATGCTGTTCTTACCGTAGCTTTCAGCTTTTCTCCTGCTCCAAAAACCGTATCCTTTTCTTCTATATTAGTATTAAAATATCTACCATTTGTTGAAGGTAAATTTCTTTCTGTCTGACCAACTCTGTATACAAAGTTAAAGCCAAAGAAATCTCCTGCACAACCTACTGGTGCATGATTCACCATTGCTGCATCCTTTATCATAGAAAGCTGACAAAAAGCCTGCCCTGAACTACAACCCATACATTGACTAAAGCTTCTTGAAGAATCCTTAAGCTTTCCTGATTGAGAACATTTAACAAGTTCACCGGCCGTACCATTAAAACCCGTAATAGAGCCAAGACGTTTTTCACGAATCTCAACTTCTGGAACTTTTAAATTTATTTTTCCCATATCTGATTCCTCCTATTTCATAATCATAAATTTTCAAATAAAAATCTTTCTGATGGTCAATTTTAAATTTCAATATATCTGCCATCAAAATTCTATAAAAAGAGCCATAAAAAAGGGTATACTTCTCCTAAGAAGTATACCCTCTGGTTTTTCCAGTCAGATATATTAACAAATGTATATTTACATTATTCCTATTTGTTTAATTGGTTACAATTAATATATACCAATTTGCTATGTTTGTCAACAAAATTTAATCTAATTTTTCTTTTACTGAATTTAACTTCTGACTCATAGATGCTTCCTTATCTCTTCTATCATCTATATTTATAGTTGTTAATACCCTTTCAGCACCATTTTTAAAAGGTATTTCATGCATTTTCCTTATAACTTCTAAAACCACATCCAAATCACCTTCAAAAACTGTTGCCATAGGTGTAAGTTCATATTTAATGCGTTTTTCATCTTTTAAAATTTGATGACAACCTGCCACATATTTACTTACACTGGTAGAACCTGTACCTAAGGGTACTATTGTTGCCTGAGCTATAGCCATAAAATCATCTCCTATCATTATTTTTTTATTAGCATTAACCAGATTTCAAATAAAACAAATTCTCTTTTTTACTATCCTCATTTTCTGAAAATCTATTAATCATCACTTTATCATAGTTTTTAGCTTCTATAATAATCTTATCTATAATGCACTTATTGAATTTTATTTGATTCTCATATTTGACCTCTTTAATAACGGAATATTCTATATGTGATGGTACATTACCTGTAATATATAAAGGAAATAATTTTTCTATTCTTTTATTTATAAGTGCAAATTCATATATTGAAGCATCTATAATATCCATTCCTCTCGTATTAAAGCAATGAGCATATTGCCTTCTATATCCATTTACTTCTACAAATATCAATCCTTCTACAGCCGGTACATCTAATCCAAGTTCTTTAGAATATTGATAAATTAAACTTGATATAATTTTCCCACTATTCATAATTTGATAGTTATTTATAATATATTTACATAGATTATGAAATAAAGTCATATCTCTATTCATTGTATCACCCTGTTAAAAATACTTTTTTATACTGATATTACATCTAAATATTAATATTATTCATAAAAAAACAAGAAGAACCTTACTATAAAAGGTTCCTCTTATCTTTGCTGTATAAACAAAATTCTTTGCATCAGGTGAAGTTTTTATTCCACTTGATGCTTAGAAGTCGTTATCCAAGGACGTATCAACCGTTATCTCCAACTTTGTAGAAGATTGCAGTATTACGGTTGATATTCATCGGATAAATATCCTCTATAAAACTTACCTTATAGTGAGCAGATATAACATTCATATATTCCTTGTACAATTCATTCAAACTTATTGAAAACGAAAGCTCCTGTAAAGTAAAATTTATCCATTTCCTATAATTAAGATTACAACTTTTTATAGAATTATATTATAAATTTTTATTTAGCAGCCTTAGCTGCACTTAATATTTCATCATAATTAGGATAATCTGTAATTTCGCTTAAATATTTTGCATAAGTTACTTTATTATCACTGCCTACAACAAAAGCTGTTCTTGCAAGAAGGCCCAACTCTTTAACATAAGTGCCTGTATTTTCACCAAAAACTCTATCTTTATAATCTGAAAGAGTAACTACTTTTTCAATACCTTCTGCTCCACACCATCTAGATAGAGCAAAAGGTAAATCCATAGATACAGTGTATACAGTAACATTTTCTATTTCAGCTGCTTTTTCATTAAAAGTTCTTACTTCAAGATCGCATACTGGAGTATCTACAGAAGGTACAGTTAAAAATATCCTAACTCCTTTAGTATCCTTTAATGAAATTGATTCTAGTGAATTATTGGCTGTTGTAAAGTCAGGAAATGTATCTCCTACCTTAACTTCTTTTCCCTGTAATGTAACTTCATTTCCTTGAAAAGTAACTTTCATATACTTAGCTTATTTATAGTTACAATCTATTATGTATCCATTACATAATAAAGATTTTAAATAAGCCCTTTCACCTCACTTTATATTAATATTTAATATTAATTAACATTATTTATCTATTACCAATTCTACTACATATGTTTAAATTTGTAAACCTAAAATTTATATTACAAATTTTAAATACAGCTATTATAAATATTTATATCCATATCTTTTTCTTGGAATTTAGAAAGCTTTGCCATAGAATCTACAAAATGAGAAGTTTTCATGTGTTTGTCTAAAGCAGACTGATCCTTCCATTCTTCTATGAAAGTCAGTATTTGTTCATTATTAGCATCTTGATACAAACCATAAGATATATTTTCTTCCTCTTTTCTACTTTCTTTTACTAATACGGAAGCGATTTCTTTAAACTTATCTACTTCTCCTAGTTTAATATAACCTTTTGCTATAACTTTAATCATATTTTTTCTCCCCTTCTTTACATTTTTAAACAGATAATTATACTGTATATCATATTTACAATCACCTTATTTTACATATACAATACATAATTGATTATATTGCTAAAAATTTAAAAGTACAAGTTTTTATATGTTTAAACTTGTAAATTATCCACATTGAGAATAAACTGTTATTCACAATGTGGATAGTTTATTTATTACTGAAATTTTAAAATGAGACAGACTCTTTTGCCACAATATACTATTTTCTTCATTATTTATTATGCCATTTTTAATATTGAATATTTTTTATGATTCTTTAATAGAGCTTTTCATATATATCAGTTACACATCTCTCTGATAATTCTGTATAGTTATTAGCCATTAATCTTCCCTGTTCTGTCATAACTATGTTTGTAAAATCTGCTATTTCGCACTTCTTCATTCCATATTCACGAAGTGACTTTTTCTGTATAATATGATTAAGCAATTCTTCTAACTTCTCATATACCGTATCTGTAGAGCATTCTAAAAGATTACTTAATATTTTATTTAGTTCTTCTATTTTGCCTACTGGTTGTAGCTTTTGATACATATAGTATACACCAGTAAAAATAGCATAGTTTGCCTCTCCATGGGGTACATGGTAAGTTGAACCCAAAGGATAACTCATGGCATGTACAGCAGCACACCCTGCATTACCAAAGGCAATTCCAGCATAGGTACTGGCTATTAAAAAATCGGTAAGAATATCCTTTCTGGCCTCTGGACCATTCTTGGCAATAATTTGATATCCTTTTAATATAATATTTATTGCTTTTATAGAGTAAATCTCAGTCATCAAAGAAGCTTTTGGAGACATATAGGACTCTACTGCGTGGATAAGAGCATCGATAGAACTGGTTGCAAAAAAGGAAAATGGAAGATTATTTAGTAACTCCGGAATCAGTACGGCATAATCTGCATATAATTCATCTACTGCCAATCCCATCTTGGTATGTCTGGACTTTAACTCTAAAATTGAAATATTAGTCACTTCACTTCCAGTTCCACAAGTGGTAGGCACCAAAATTAACTTTTTAGTCTTTTTTATATCTATCTTTTTCTCAAACAAATCCACTACTGGCGTAATTGTTCTCAATGCAAATAGTTTAGCTACATCGAGAACTGAACCGCCTCCAATTGCAAATACTCTTCTATAGGTATAATCTTTCACATCTTCATATATCTTCTCCACCATCTCATCAGAGGGCTCTCCCTTTTGGTAATTTCCTCTAAAGATAACCAAGGCACCTTCCATTTGGTTTTCAAAATAATTATAATAGGTAGACTCACTGGTAATAACCAGATCTCCTCTTCCTATTGCAAAATCCTCACAAAAGCTTTTACTTTCTTCATATTGTCTTATAATAGGAACTACTTTAAATTCTTTCACGGCATCCTCCTTATGAGTTACATACATTTTACAATAGCGTCTTCTAATATTGCTAGTCCTGCTTCTAACTGCTCATCAGTAATTACTAGTGGTGCTAAAAATCGAATGACATTTCCATAGATACCTGCACTTTCTACCATTAATCCATTTTGAACACATTCTGCAACTACCGCACTTACCAGTGGCGCATTTGGAGTTTTGCTTTCTTGATCTGTTACAAATTCAAGTCCAACCATTCCACCCAGACCTCTTATATCTCCAATCACCTGATATTTTTCCATCCATTTGTGGTATGTATCCATTACTTTTTTTCCAATTTGCATGGATCTATTTTCCAAGTGATCTCTTTCCATAATTTCAATAGTTTTTAGTGCAGAGGCACAGGCCATGCATTACCACAAAACGTTCCACCAATTACTCCTGATGTAACCCCATCCATTATCTCTGCTCTTGCAGTAATTGCACTTAGAGGAAGTCCTGCAGCTATTGATTTAGCAGTGGCTAGAATATCTGGTGCTGCACCCGCCTCTGCCCAATATTCAGATGCAAACATCTTACCAGTACGACAAAAACCTGTTTGTACCTCATCTGCAATTAATAAAATCCCATATTTATCACAGATTTGACGCACTGCTTTCACCCATTCAATAGGAGCTGGAATAAATCCGCCTTCTCCTTGCAGTGGCTCTACTACAATGGCTGCTACATTATCCGCTGGAGAACACTCTTCAAATATTTTCTCTAAACGTTCCACATAATACGCAATAGCATCTTCATCATTCATGCCCTTTGGTTTTCTATAAAGATAAGGGAATTCAGCACGATATACACCATCTGGGAAAGGCCCCATGCCAATTACATAAGCTTTTTTAGACGTCATAGCCATAGTCAACATAGTTCTTCCATGAAAAGCTCCTGAAAAAACTATAATATTATTTCTTTTTGTGTAAGATTTTGCAACTTTAACTGCATTCTCATCAGCTTCTGCACCACTGTTTGCAAAATAGGTTTTCTTCTTTTCTCCTTTTACAGGAACAATTTCGTTCATTTTCTTTGCCAATTCCACATATCCTTCGTGGGTTACCACATTGGCCATTCCATGAAAATATTTCTCAGATTGAACCTTTACTGCTTCAATAATTTCTGGATGACTAAAACCAATATTCAGCACACCTACACCGCCAATCCAATCTAGAAAATGGTTTCCATCTACATCTTCTATCATGGCGTCTTCTCCCCGTTTAATAACGACAGGATATAAGCATTTAATAGCATTCGGAATGTTTTCTTTTCTTTCTCTTATCACTACGTGTGCTTTTGGTCCTGGTACTGTTTCTGTAATAATTCTTGGTAACTCTGTTCTTAGCATAAAAATTCCCCCTCACTCTTATAACAAAAAAAGTATAAACTTCATTATTCTGTATAATTATCACTTGATTAAATATATTCTAACACAGTAAAATACAATATCAACGGTCATACAGCCTACTATTATAGTGATTTTTTGTGCTGGATAAACTAATTTTATTATGATAGAATACAAGCATCAGGAGGAAATAAGCTATGATTAATCTACAAACTGTTTATGAAGATACTAAGTATGCCTTTCATTTGAAATTACTTGCAGGTAACAAAGGTCTTTCCAACATTATGAATTGGGTTTATCTACTTGAGGATATTAATAATTTTTCTTTTTTAAAGGAAAGCGAGTTAATTATAACCACTGGATTAGGATATAGTGGTGAACAATGGCTAATCCAATTTATAAAATCTTTGATAGGTCATCATTCTTGCGGATTAATAATTAATAACGGCAAGTATATACATTCAATTCCTAATTCAGTAATTGACCTTTGTAACAAAGAATCTTTTCCTCTATTTACTATGCCCTGGGATGTACATATTGCTGAGTTAACCAGAGACTATTGTACACGTATCTTTCATAATGAAACTATTAAACAAAGTTTGAAAGATGCCTTTACGTATATATTAACTAAACCTGAGGACACTTATACTTACGAGCATACTTTAAAAGCTCATAATTTTCAATTAGATAGCAACTATTGCTGCATATTAATAAATGTTGCTAAACAATTACAAAACAACTATGCATTTTTACAACACATTGAGATTCTCTGTCGTAACAACATCAATCATTTAACCTATAATTATACTTTGTTTTATTACAAGAAAAGAATGATGCTAATCCTCCAGGATTCACCTAAAAATGATATTGTAGAACTTATGAAATCCCTGCATATTAAACTGATTAAGCAGTCTAGCAACTGCCAGCCCTATATTGGCATTGGCAGTATTGTGAAAGGGGTTAGGAACCTTACCAAGAGCTATCAGCAAGCTTATGCTGCCCTAATGGTTTCTATGAAAGGAGAGCATCCCATTCGACTATTCGATAATATTGGCATATATAAAATTCTGCTTTCTATAAAAGATATGAACATTTTAGAAGAGTACTATAAAGATATTCTATCACCAATTATTGTCTATGATCAGGCACATAAATCTGACTATTTGACCACTTTACGCTTATATATTAAGTATAATGCCAGCGTTCAAAAAGTTGCTGATGAGACCTTTTCACATAGAAATACTATCAATTATCGCATTCGAAAAATAAAGGAATTACTTCATAGTGATTTATCTACCTTGGAAGAACGTTTTCCATACCAAATGGCTTTTTATATTTTGGATATATGGGATGACAATCTTGTAATTCAATAATTTTATTTTCAAATAAATGCATTTGCTAAAAATTTAAAAATACAAATTTTTATATGCTTAAACTTGTAAACTACCCCCATTGCTGTCCAATAAAAGTTCCAAAGGGTACACCAACTATATTAGCCACTGGATATTTTTGATAAAACTTCACCTCTCTTCCTTAAGTCTAATCAATAAATTTCATATAATTAAAATTTATTTCTTTATTTTTAATTATATGAAATTTATACGTTATGTAAATAGATATTTAACATAAATATTTAGATTTCATCCAACATTTTACATGGATAAATTATTAATAAATATTTGCTTATTACTACTTTTTAGTGTACAATGTTACTTGTAATAATAATATACGAATGTTAGAGATAGAGGCGCGATGCTTAAGAGTACCTTTGTGGAGATAAGCACTATGAAACAATGTGAAAGGAATCATCGCCGAAGTTATATAGTTAATGCTTTGAGACTATATTGCTGGTTGTGCATATAATATATGTATAACTGTCACAATTTTGTGGAGAGCTATCCTGAGCAACTTTTATTCTTATGTAATTTGTGTGAATAGAAAAGCCTTGGGGTTAGCCTTGGCTTTTATTTTTTAATAACATTCATTCTGGAGGGATTTTATAATGAACAAAAAATTAAAAGTAGGTTTACTTGGAGGTACTGGTCTTGTTGGACAAAGGTTTGTAACTCTTCTTAATAATCATCCTTACTTTGAAGTTGCAGCTGTTGCAGCAAGCAAACGTTCTGCTGGCAAAAAATATTATGACACTGTAAAAGACAGATGGAAGCTTAGTATACCTATGCCCGATTATATTAAAGATATAGTTGTAAAAGATATTTATGAAATAGATGAAATTGCTAAAGAAGTAGACTTTGTGTTCTGTGCAGTAGATATGCCTAAAGATGAAATAAGAAAAATAGAAGAAACTTATGCAAAACACGAAATACCTGTAGTATCAAACAATTCTGCTCATAGATTTACTGAAGATGTTCCTGTTGTTATCCCTGAAGTAAACCCAGATCATCTTAAAATAATCGATAAACAAAAAGAAAGACTTGGAACAAAAAAAGGTTTTATCACTGCTAAGCCAAATTGTTCAATACAAAGTTATGTACCTGCACTAAGTGCACTTTTAGAATATAAACCAACAAAAATACTTGTATGTACTTATCAGGCCATATCAGGAAGCGGAAAAACTTTTAAAGAATTTCCTGAAATACTTGATAATGTTATCCCTTATATTCCTGGCGAAGAAGATAAGAGCGAAAAAGAACCTCTAAAAGTATGGGGTCATATTGAAGACAATAAAATAGTTTGTGCTAACAATCCAACAATAACTTCTCAGTGTTTAAGAGTACCTGTAGCTGATGGTCATATGGCTGCTGTATTTGTTTCCTTTGAAAAGAAACCTTCAAAAGAGGTTATGCTTGAACACTTTAAGAACTTTAAAGGAAAACCTCAAACTTTAGAGCTTCCAACTGCTCCTGAAAACTTCTTAACTTATTTTGAAGATGATTTCAGACCACAACCAAAGCTTGACAGAGAATTAGAAAAGGGAATGGGAGTAACTATAGGAAGGCTTAGAGAAGATACTGTATTCGACTATAAATTTGTATGTCTATCTCACAACGCACTACGTGGTGCAGCAGGTGGAGCACTTCTAACTGCTGAACTTTTATATAGAGAAGGTTATTTATACTAAGTAATATTACTTTACTAAAAAATAAATGATTGTTATTTAAAAATTGAAGGTTGTAATATAGATGAAACCTCATTTATATTACAACCTTCGACTATTATTTTCAACAGCCTTTAAATAGTCTCTATACACTTCATTAGTTACATGAGGAACTCCTCAAAGAAAGTATGAACAACCTTATCAATTCCTTTAAAAATAAATATTCCTTCATCTGAGTCGCTTCATAAGATTTATTTTGTCACAGCATAAATATAAGTTTTGCCCTTAACACTATTACCTTTTTGAAAAAAATACACTCTAAAAATAAATTTATCACCTTTTCCATTGTATATTATATCTGCTAAGCCTGGTGTCATATCCGTCGTTTCCCCTGGAGAAATATTTTCAATAGCTTTTAGCTTCCCATCCTTTATAGTACCTAAAAAATACATACGCCCATTACCTGTTTTTGTATTCTCATTAGGATACTCATAGTAAATCAGCCCCAATTTATAATTATATCTAACAGCAAAATATCCAGAGTCCTGTTTCTCCTGAAATAGCTTGTAATAAGTATTTTTAGTTGTATCAAGTCTTATTATGCTATTAATTGAACTTCCTGTTCCGGTACTCCTGCTGTTATTAAAATAAATATATTTCCCGTCCTCTGATATTTCAGCATCCTGAAAACCAAGTCCCATTAATTCAATGACTTTATTAAATTTATCTGGTTCTCCTAATGAAAATTCATAGACATCAGTTTTCTCTTCAGTATTTGCTTTTATCCCCTCATATATACTAGTGTAGAAGGTATTTTTTATTTTGTCATAAATTACAGTTTCAAAGTTACCGAGAAAATAGTCTCCCTCATCTGTCATGTGATTAACAAGATTACTTGTAGATAATTTAATTACTTTTCCACTATCAATATCTAATACTTTTAAACCACTAAGTGAATTTAAGTATACATATTTATTACTACCTGCTACAAAATCTGCCGCAAATCCCATATTAAAATCAGAAGAATACTCCACCTTAAAAAGGGTTGTATCTCCTTCTTTTTTTGGATAACTACTTGAAATACCTGTTGACCTGCCAGCTTTGTCAGTGGTTCTCTCTATACTATAATGAGAATACTTTTCTTCAATTTCACTTTTTACTTCTGATAAACCATATATAATCTTTGAAGTACCACTGCTAGTATCATAAATCCATAATTTAAAATCTCTTATAAATAATAGTTTTTTATTGGGATTCTTACCCAAAAAATATTTACCTATAATGTAAGCGTCATTTAATTCATCAATTTTTGTTACTTGTGAAGTCTTTATATTAACATTATATATATTATAATTATTACTAAAATTACCTGCAGAATTAATGGCAATGAAATTCTCATCATCTTTCCAGTAAAGAGGATCATATTCTGAGTTATCCATGGGCAATTCTTTGATTTTGTCCAATTTTATTGTGCTCTTTTCCTGAACTGTGACATCCTTTTTCACATCATTACTTAAAATAACTTTTTTATGATCATAACAAGCAGTCATTCCAAATATAAATACAAAAATTAGTAAAAATAGCAAAACTTTTTTCTTCCAATACAACTTCATAAAATACTCCCTCCAGTTTAAACATTCACAAATAAACAG
This genomic window from Clostridium pasteurianum DSM 525 = ATCC 6013 contains:
- the asd gene encoding aspartate-semialdehyde dehydrogenase; its protein translation is MNKKLKVGLLGGTGLVGQRFVTLLNNHPYFEVAAVAASKRSAGKKYYDTVKDRWKLSIPMPDYIKDIVVKDIYEIDEIAKEVDFVFCAVDMPKDEIRKIEETYAKHEIPVVSNNSAHRFTEDVPVVIPEVNPDHLKIIDKQKERLGTKKGFITAKPNCSIQSYVPALSALLEYKPTKILVCTYQAISGSGKTFKEFPEILDNVIPYIPGEEDKSEKEPLKVWGHIEDNKIVCANNPTITSQCLRVPVADGHMAAVFVSFEKKPSKEVMLEHFKNFKGKPQTLELPTAPENFLTYFEDDFRPQPKLDRELEKGMGVTIGRLREDTVFDYKFVCLSHNALRGAAGGALLTAELLYREGYLY